A region from the Chrysoperla carnea chromosome 4, inChrCarn1.1, whole genome shotgun sequence genome encodes:
- the LOC123298065 gene encoding DENN domain-containing protein Crag isoform X2, producing the protein MDDRRVADYFVIAGLPEDPLLLDELSDGGHLKSTHDRAPITDIGVIFPALGEILPDGYELISYTPTGLPADLNHGSLRSYECYVCFRRGRDKPPLVDIGVMYDGKERLMADAEIVAESVGGRVANVNNSTACTFITYRRAHTTAACNALVVTDICVIITNKGEMPPHAFCCIDKNLNKGMVGSDVFLCYKKSMNRAKLISYQPSVLFRYPQTDVSDFPFPNSVPLFCLPMGATLEMWPKEASHPRPIFSTFVLTVSDATHKVYGSAVTFYEDYTSDRLTPAQAKQLDYNANKYTLHVNKSICILSHWPFSDTFEKWLLFLYDIVASGVETPISIERYVTQLLEEVQFPGPRILIQLSAHRPERLILSQPEELPLPRSAAGFRQLLMNLGAENCLKVLLLALTEQKILIHSLRPDTLTAVAEAVSSLLFPFKWQCPYIPLCPLGLAEVLHAPLPYLIGVDSRFFDLFDPPTDVNCVDLDTNIITLCESQRHLSTKILPKRPARILKTQLEILNAKLRNNPSHCQRTLQLDDDSLEGEFLRRRKEQILELDIQEAFLKFMASTLRGYKQFLLPITSAPTVGTTDPQALFQLGPFLRSRDKANHKFFTLLMRTQMFIRFIEERSFVVDGDQSLIFFDECIERLVSDDADVRLLEVDTGHGSERTVFLLPPEPNCQGHNIVYVYKDFTLDPSLMGVRKPNLLFSQNNFATPGSPMARRTKHEIKSAQKYARKCINSPELWARCLLGTCYSIYFMVLPSILMVWQGRERALLRLSYDLLGKACRLKLTCDEVSYRLMMQLCGEQSMPLLAVKLLLLMKQSGVQPNALTYGLYNRCVLEAEWPAHATTSVLLWNKLRHVVLGAAHFRRAGRRHAARKLSASTEGGCSLLDQTDRASRSSLDSHDAPTQIDTSTFDRFRSRIGSIIKIQDGNQDSPEANEVLSSAGLLISGNSPRTESASDTINEQSEVDTPTRLSPSDNSTDSIRLLARSDSFANDARILDTLQNGSTKKKDCARLLNFSEESLDDHDDTENAVTSPTRVSPRTPVTENDPLGALEAEQFDDEENTSPTKDAATIEKTASSVLLTDTPILFRNPVHRSATFEGSPPTGQTNRSSSGGGGLHRSETVPAAIVTSGLASLKLNFSPSLTTKKSNEIIQGGFSSIKSVATNMVKKLDGIKEAISATTTPVKLSGLSSTSGSRNSTLERLGVSGRGGDGSDIMPQFGEGESTDGSEGGDHRMRRISAEFPGYRDSTTNLKDVDEYPPTFHENLYPTTNETADDHMQHDLDIILTSCSQCHNCSALLYDEEIMFKWFAEDSNLNTTCQCCNRPTVPLLTVTVGTNDPFSVPYLNPLVLRKELENILQREGDLTLADAKFVDDHPIIYWNLVWTFERINVQSHLPSLCLRSKINKNVANNNETSSTKDETTANSLNSTSENNNENDLEKNDETNGKEVSRTLVEDGADPLSQEVNGRGCGSVGIQCLWDDPRLHGEGCPPMYLLWDRRDTPSSPLISALLTDQIAISKPFMQKIIASLRCNDLLEPVKRLATERQKLQATRGIDRTHSIYRDIIFLACKALGRNNVDLVMFDREYSQAYERLPDKNSKLYRLQDRPLSVGAICCRHYFKPLTLQ; encoded by the exons ATGGATGATCGAAGAGTCGCTGATTATTTTGTGATTGCTGGTCTACCTGAAGATCCTTTGTTACTTGATGAATTGTCTGATGGAGGTCACTTAAAG TCAACGCACGATCGTGCTCCAATCACTGATATTGGAGTTATATTTCCTGCACTTGGTGAAATATTACCAGACGGTTATGAATTAATCAGTTATACGCCAACGGGCTTACCTGCTGATTTAAATCATGGAAGTTTGCGGAGTTATGAGTGTTATGTATGTTTTAGACGAGGTCGTGATAAACCTCCGTTGGTTGATATtg gTGTTATGTATGATGGGAAAGAACGGTTAATGGCTGATGCTGAAATTGTTGCTGAGAGTGTTGGAGGTCGTGTAGcaaatgtaaataattcaaCAGCATGTACATTCATCACATATCGTCGTGCACATACGACTGCAGCATGTAACGCATTAGTTGTCACTGATATTTGTGTCATCATTACAAATAAAGGGGAAATGCCTCCACATGCGTTTTGttgtattgataaaaatttgaataagggTATGGTTGGAAGTGATGTGTTTCTGTGTTATAAAAAGTCCATGAATCGTGCTAAACTTATCAGTTACCAGCCTTCTGTATTATTCag GTATCCACAAACAGATGTATCTGATTTTCCATTTCCTAATTCTGTGCCGTTATTTTGTTTACCAATGGGTGCCACATTAGAGATGTGGCCAAAAGAAGCATCACATCCACGACCTATTTTTAGTACATTTGTTTTAACTGTTTCGGATGCAACACATAAAGTGTATGGATCGGCTGTGACATTTTATGAAGATTATACGTCAGATCGTTTAACACCAGCGCAAGCTAAGCAATTAGATTATAATGCGAATAAATATACACTTCATGTGAATAAaagtatttgtatattatcgCATTGGCCCTTCTCTGATACATTTGAAAAATGGTTGTTATTTCTTTAT gATATTGTGGCAAGTGGTGTAGAAACACCAATATCAATTGAACGTTATGTAACTCAATTGTTAGAGGAAGTTCAATTTCCAGGACCCCGTATATTAATACAATTAAGTGCACATCGTCCAGAAAGATTAATATTATCCCAGCCAGAAGAGCTACCATTACCACGTAGTGCGGCTGGCTTTCGCCAATTGTTGATGAATCTTGGagctgaaaattgtttaaaagtatTGTTGTTAGCGTTaactgaacaaaaaatattaatacattcaTTACGACCGGATACATTAACTGCTGTTGCTGAAGCTGTTTCAAGTTTATTGTTTCCGTTTAAATGGCAATGTCCATACATTCCACTCTGTCCATTAG gtttAGCTGAAGTTTTGCATGCACCATTGCCGTATTTAATAGGTGTAgattctagattttttgatttgtttgaccCACCGACGGATGTTAATTGTGTTGATTTAGACACAAATATAATTACG TTATGCGAATCCCAACGACATCTAAGTACGAAAATCTTACCAAAACGTCCAGCCCGCATTTTAAAAACTcaattagaaatattaaatgcaaaattGCGAAATAATCCATCACATTGCCAGCGTACACTTCAGTTAGATGATGATAGTCTTGAAGGAGAATTTTTGCGACGTCGTAaagag CAAATACTCGAGTTAGATATACAAgaagcatttttaaaatttatggcaaGCACTTTACGtggttataaacaatttttattaccaaTTACATCTGCACCCACAGTTGGTACAACGGATCCACAAGCGTTGTTTCAACTAGGACCATTTCTGCGTTCACGTGATAAG gcaaatcataaattttttacgttGTTAATGCGAACACAAATGTTTATAAGATTTATTGAAGAACGTAGTTTTGTTGTTGATGGAGatcaaagtttaatattttttgatgaatgtatTGAACGATTGGTATCAGATGATGCTGATGTTCGATTATTAGAAGTAGATACTGGACATGGGAGTGAGCGAACTGTATTTTTATTACCACCAGAGCCTAATTGTCAAG GACATAATATTGTATACGTTTATAAAGATTTTACTTTGGATCCTTCTTTAATGGGTGTGCGTAAaccgaatttattattttcgcaaaataattttgcaacacCTGGTTCTCCAATGGCTCGACGAACGAAACATGAAATTAAATCTGCTCAAAAATATGctag gaAATGTATAAATTCGCCAGAGCTGTGGGCGCGATGTCTTTTAGGTACCtgttattcaatatattttatggttttacCAAGTATTTTAATGGTTTGGCAAGGTCGAGAACGTGCTTTGTTACGTTTATCATATGATTTATTAGGTAAAGCATGTCGTTTAAAATTAACCTGTGATGAAGTTAGCTATCGTTTAATGATGCAATTATGTGGTGAACAATCAATGCCATTATTGGcagttaaattacttttattaatgaaaCAATCTGGTGTACAACCAAATGCTTTGACATACGG tttGTATAATCGTTGTGTTTTGGAAGCTGAATGGCCTGCTCACGCCACAACTAGCGTTCTTTTATGGAATAAATTAAGGCATGTGGTGTTGGGAGCTGCACATTTTAGAAGGGCCGGGCGACGTCATGCTGCTAGAAAATTATCGGCATCTACAGAAGGag gtTGTAGTTTATTGGATCAAACAGATCGTGCCTCACGATCATCGCTTGATTCTCACGATGCACCCACCCAAATTGACACATCAACATTTGATCGATTTCGTTCACGAATTGgtagtattattaaaattcaagatGGCAATCAAGATAGTCCGGAAGCGAATGAAGTATTATCAAGTGCTGGTTTATTAATATCGGGTAATTCACCACGCACGGAGAGTGCTTCAGATACAATCAATGAACAATCTGAAGTGGATACACCAACTCGACTATCACCAAGTGATAACTCTACAGACAGTATTCGTTTACTTGCTCGATCGGATAGTTTTGCAAATGATGCTCGAATATTAGATACATTACAAAATGGCAGTACGAAGAAAAAAGATTGTGCCAGGTTACTTAATTTTAGTGAAGAGTCGCTTGATGACCATGATGATACTGAAAATGCAGTTACTTCACCTACAAG agtttCACCTCGTACACCGGTAACAGAAAACGATCCACTAGGTGCATTAGAAGCCGAACAATTTGACGATGAAGAAAACACATCACCAACTAAGGATGCAGCAACAATCGAAAAAACCGCCTCATCTGTCTTATTAACAGATACACCGATTCTATTTAGAAATCCGGTACATCGATCTGCTACATTTGAAGGAAGTCCACCCACAGGACAAACCAATCGTAGTAGCAGCGGTGGTGGGGGTTTACATAGATCAGAAACGGTGCCAGCTGCAATTGTAACATCAGGTTTAGctagtttaaaattgaatttcag CCCAAGTTTAACaacgaaaaaatcaaatgagATTATCCAAGGTGGTTTTAGTAGTATTAAATCAGTTGCAACaaatatggtaaaaaaattagacGGTATTAAAGAAGCAATATCAGCAACGACAACCCCAGTTAAATTAAGTGGTTTATCTTCGACGTCGGGTAGTCGTAATAGTACATTAGAACGGTTAGGTGTATCTGGCCGTGGTGGTGATGGTTCCGATATAATGCCACAGTTTGGTGAGGGTGAATCAACTGATGGAAGTGAAGGCGGTGATCATCGTATGCGTAGAATATCAGCAGAGTTTCCAGGCTATAGAGATAGTACAACGAATTTAAAAGATGTTGATGAATATCCTCCtacatttcatgaaaatttatatccGACAACTAATGAAACTGCTG atgaCCATATGCAGCATGATTTAGATATAATTCTAACATCATGTTCACAATGCCATAATTGTTCAGCATTATTATACGACGAAGAAATTATGTTCAAATGGTTTGCCGAAGATTCCAATTTAAATACAACATGCCAATGTTGTAACCGTCCAACCGTACCACTATTAACAGTAACTGTTGGTACAAACGATCCATTTAGTGTGCCCTATTTAAATCCATTAGTTTTACGTAAGGAATTAGAGAATATATTACAACGTGAGGGTGATTTAACATTAGCTGATGCCAAGTTTGTTGATGATCATCCAATAATTTATTGGAATTTAGTATGGACATTTGAACGTATCAATGTTCAAAGTCATTTACCAAGTTTATGCCTtagaagtaaaattaataagaatGTAGCAAATAATAATGAAACGTCTAGTACGAAAGATGAGACAACAGCAAATAGTTTGAATTCAACatcagaaaataataatgaaaatgatttagaGAAAAACGATGAGACCAATGGTAAAGAGGTATCAAGAACACTTGTTGAAGATGGTGCTGATCCACTTTCGCAAGAAGTTAATG GTCGAGGTTGTGGTTCGGTTGGCATTCAATGTTTGTGGGATGATCCACGATTACATGGAGAAGGTTGTCCGCCAATGTATTTATTATGGGATAGACGCGATACACCAAGTAGTCCACTTATAAGTGCTCTATTAACTGATCAAATTGCAATAAGTAAACC atttatgCAGAAAATAATTGCTTCATTGCGATGTAATGATTTGTTAGAACCAGTTAAACGTTTAGCTACCGAACGTCAAAAGTTACAAGCAACACGTGGTATTGATCGTACCCATTCAATATATcgtgatataatatttttagcttGTAAAGCACTCGGTAGAAATAATGTTGATTTAGTAATGTTTGATCGTGAATATTCACAAGCATATGAACGCTTACCGGATAAGAATTCAAAGTTGTATCGACTACAAGATAGACCGTTATCTGTTGGAGCTATTTGTTGTCGACATTATTTTAAACCATTGACATTGCAATAA
- the LOC123298065 gene encoding DENN domain-containing protein Crag isoform X1 — protein MDDRRVADYFVIAGLPEDPLLLDELSDGGHLKSTHDRAPITDIGVIFPALGEILPDGYELISYTPTGLPADLNHGSLRSYECYVCFRRGRDKPPLVDIGVMYDGKERLMADAEIVAESVGGRVANVNNSTACTFITYRRAHTTAACNALVVTDICVIITNKGEMPPHAFCCIDKNLNKGMVGSDVFLCYKKSMNRAKLISYQPSVLFRYPQTDVSDFPFPNSVPLFCLPMGATLEMWPKEASHPRPIFSTFVLTVSDATHKVYGSAVTFYEDYTSDRLTPAQAKQLDYNANKYTLHVNKSICILSHWPFSDTFEKWLLFLYDIVASGVETPISIERYVTQLLEEVQFPGPRILIQLSAHRPERLILSQPEELPLPRSAAGFRQLLMNLGAENCLKVLLLALTEQKILIHSLRPDTLTAVAEAVSSLLFPFKWQCPYIPLCPLGLAEVLHAPLPYLIGVDSRFFDLFDPPTDVNCVDLDTNIITLCESQRHLSTKILPKRPARILKTQLEILNAKLRNNPSHCQRTLQLDDDSLEGEFLRRRKEQILELDIQEAFLKFMASTLRGYKQFLLPITSAPTVGTTDPQALFQLGPFLRSRDKANHKFFTLLMRTQMFIRFIEERSFVVDGDQSLIFFDECIERLVSDDADVRLLEVDTGHGSERTVFLLPPEPNCQGHNIVYVYKDFTLDPSLMGVRKPNLLFSQNNFATPGSPMARRTKHEIKSAQKYARKCINSPELWARCLLGTCYSIYFMVLPSILMVWQGRERALLRLSYDLLGKACRLKLTCDEVSYRLMMQLCGEQSMPLLAVKLLLLMKQSGVQPNALTYGLYNRCVLEAEWPAHATTSVLLWNKLRHVVLGAAHFRRAGRRHAARKLSASTEGGCSLLDQTDRASRSSLDSHDAPTQIDTSTFDRFRSRIGSIIKIQDGNQDSPEANEVLSSAGLLISGNSPRTESASDTINEQSEVDTPTRLSPSDNSTDSIRLLARSDSFANDARILDTLQNGSTKKKDCARLLNFSEESLDDHDDTENAVTSPTRVSPRTPVTENDPLGALEAEQFDDEENTSPTKDAATIEKTASSVLLTDTPILFRNPVHRSATFEGSPPTGQTNRSSSGGGGLHRSETVPAAIVTSGLASLKLNFSRYSPSRLSLRKADLKVPQQFIENYITNISPSLTTKKSNEIIQGGFSSIKSVATNMVKKLDGIKEAISATTTPVKLSGLSSTSGSRNSTLERLGVSGRGGDGSDIMPQFGEGESTDGSEGGDHRMRRISAEFPGYRDSTTNLKDVDEYPPTFHENLYPTTNETADDHMQHDLDIILTSCSQCHNCSALLYDEEIMFKWFAEDSNLNTTCQCCNRPTVPLLTVTVGTNDPFSVPYLNPLVLRKELENILQREGDLTLADAKFVDDHPIIYWNLVWTFERINVQSHLPSLCLRSKINKNVANNNETSSTKDETTANSLNSTSENNNENDLEKNDETNGKEVSRTLVEDGADPLSQEVNGRGCGSVGIQCLWDDPRLHGEGCPPMYLLWDRRDTPSSPLISALLTDQIAISKPFMQKIIASLRCNDLLEPVKRLATERQKLQATRGIDRTHSIYRDIIFLACKALGRNNVDLVMFDREYSQAYERLPDKNSKLYRLQDRPLSVGAICCRHYFKPLTLQ, from the exons ATGGATGATCGAAGAGTCGCTGATTATTTTGTGATTGCTGGTCTACCTGAAGATCCTTTGTTACTTGATGAATTGTCTGATGGAGGTCACTTAAAG TCAACGCACGATCGTGCTCCAATCACTGATATTGGAGTTATATTTCCTGCACTTGGTGAAATATTACCAGACGGTTATGAATTAATCAGTTATACGCCAACGGGCTTACCTGCTGATTTAAATCATGGAAGTTTGCGGAGTTATGAGTGTTATGTATGTTTTAGACGAGGTCGTGATAAACCTCCGTTGGTTGATATtg gTGTTATGTATGATGGGAAAGAACGGTTAATGGCTGATGCTGAAATTGTTGCTGAGAGTGTTGGAGGTCGTGTAGcaaatgtaaataattcaaCAGCATGTACATTCATCACATATCGTCGTGCACATACGACTGCAGCATGTAACGCATTAGTTGTCACTGATATTTGTGTCATCATTACAAATAAAGGGGAAATGCCTCCACATGCGTTTTGttgtattgataaaaatttgaataagggTATGGTTGGAAGTGATGTGTTTCTGTGTTATAAAAAGTCCATGAATCGTGCTAAACTTATCAGTTACCAGCCTTCTGTATTATTCag GTATCCACAAACAGATGTATCTGATTTTCCATTTCCTAATTCTGTGCCGTTATTTTGTTTACCAATGGGTGCCACATTAGAGATGTGGCCAAAAGAAGCATCACATCCACGACCTATTTTTAGTACATTTGTTTTAACTGTTTCGGATGCAACACATAAAGTGTATGGATCGGCTGTGACATTTTATGAAGATTATACGTCAGATCGTTTAACACCAGCGCAAGCTAAGCAATTAGATTATAATGCGAATAAATATACACTTCATGTGAATAAaagtatttgtatattatcgCATTGGCCCTTCTCTGATACATTTGAAAAATGGTTGTTATTTCTTTAT gATATTGTGGCAAGTGGTGTAGAAACACCAATATCAATTGAACGTTATGTAACTCAATTGTTAGAGGAAGTTCAATTTCCAGGACCCCGTATATTAATACAATTAAGTGCACATCGTCCAGAAAGATTAATATTATCCCAGCCAGAAGAGCTACCATTACCACGTAGTGCGGCTGGCTTTCGCCAATTGTTGATGAATCTTGGagctgaaaattgtttaaaagtatTGTTGTTAGCGTTaactgaacaaaaaatattaatacattcaTTACGACCGGATACATTAACTGCTGTTGCTGAAGCTGTTTCAAGTTTATTGTTTCCGTTTAAATGGCAATGTCCATACATTCCACTCTGTCCATTAG gtttAGCTGAAGTTTTGCATGCACCATTGCCGTATTTAATAGGTGTAgattctagattttttgatttgtttgaccCACCGACGGATGTTAATTGTGTTGATTTAGACACAAATATAATTACG TTATGCGAATCCCAACGACATCTAAGTACGAAAATCTTACCAAAACGTCCAGCCCGCATTTTAAAAACTcaattagaaatattaaatgcaaaattGCGAAATAATCCATCACATTGCCAGCGTACACTTCAGTTAGATGATGATAGTCTTGAAGGAGAATTTTTGCGACGTCGTAaagag CAAATACTCGAGTTAGATATACAAgaagcatttttaaaatttatggcaaGCACTTTACGtggttataaacaatttttattaccaaTTACATCTGCACCCACAGTTGGTACAACGGATCCACAAGCGTTGTTTCAACTAGGACCATTTCTGCGTTCACGTGATAAG gcaaatcataaattttttacgttGTTAATGCGAACACAAATGTTTATAAGATTTATTGAAGAACGTAGTTTTGTTGTTGATGGAGatcaaagtttaatattttttgatgaatgtatTGAACGATTGGTATCAGATGATGCTGATGTTCGATTATTAGAAGTAGATACTGGACATGGGAGTGAGCGAACTGTATTTTTATTACCACCAGAGCCTAATTGTCAAG GACATAATATTGTATACGTTTATAAAGATTTTACTTTGGATCCTTCTTTAATGGGTGTGCGTAAaccgaatttattattttcgcaaaataattttgcaacacCTGGTTCTCCAATGGCTCGACGAACGAAACATGAAATTAAATCTGCTCAAAAATATGctag gaAATGTATAAATTCGCCAGAGCTGTGGGCGCGATGTCTTTTAGGTACCtgttattcaatatattttatggttttacCAAGTATTTTAATGGTTTGGCAAGGTCGAGAACGTGCTTTGTTACGTTTATCATATGATTTATTAGGTAAAGCATGTCGTTTAAAATTAACCTGTGATGAAGTTAGCTATCGTTTAATGATGCAATTATGTGGTGAACAATCAATGCCATTATTGGcagttaaattacttttattaatgaaaCAATCTGGTGTACAACCAAATGCTTTGACATACGG tttGTATAATCGTTGTGTTTTGGAAGCTGAATGGCCTGCTCACGCCACAACTAGCGTTCTTTTATGGAATAAATTAAGGCATGTGGTGTTGGGAGCTGCACATTTTAGAAGGGCCGGGCGACGTCATGCTGCTAGAAAATTATCGGCATCTACAGAAGGag gtTGTAGTTTATTGGATCAAACAGATCGTGCCTCACGATCATCGCTTGATTCTCACGATGCACCCACCCAAATTGACACATCAACATTTGATCGATTTCGTTCACGAATTGgtagtattattaaaattcaagatGGCAATCAAGATAGTCCGGAAGCGAATGAAGTATTATCAAGTGCTGGTTTATTAATATCGGGTAATTCACCACGCACGGAGAGTGCTTCAGATACAATCAATGAACAATCTGAAGTGGATACACCAACTCGACTATCACCAAGTGATAACTCTACAGACAGTATTCGTTTACTTGCTCGATCGGATAGTTTTGCAAATGATGCTCGAATATTAGATACATTACAAAATGGCAGTACGAAGAAAAAAGATTGTGCCAGGTTACTTAATTTTAGTGAAGAGTCGCTTGATGACCATGATGATACTGAAAATGCAGTTACTTCACCTACAAG agtttCACCTCGTACACCGGTAACAGAAAACGATCCACTAGGTGCATTAGAAGCCGAACAATTTGACGATGAAGAAAACACATCACCAACTAAGGATGCAGCAACAATCGAAAAAACCGCCTCATCTGTCTTATTAACAGATACACCGATTCTATTTAGAAATCCGGTACATCGATCTGCTACATTTGAAGGAAGTCCACCCACAGGACAAACCAATCGTAGTAGCAGCGGTGGTGGGGGTTTACATAGATCAGAAACGGTGCCAGCTGCAATTGTAACATCAGGTTTAGctagtttaaaattgaatttcag TCGATATTCACCATCAAGGTTGTCGCTTCGGAAAGCTGACCTCAAAGTTCCACAACAGTTCATTGAAAATTACATCACAAATATTAG CCCAAGTTTAACaacgaaaaaatcaaatgagATTATCCAAGGTGGTTTTAGTAGTATTAAATCAGTTGCAACaaatatggtaaaaaaattagacGGTATTAAAGAAGCAATATCAGCAACGACAACCCCAGTTAAATTAAGTGGTTTATCTTCGACGTCGGGTAGTCGTAATAGTACATTAGAACGGTTAGGTGTATCTGGCCGTGGTGGTGATGGTTCCGATATAATGCCACAGTTTGGTGAGGGTGAATCAACTGATGGAAGTGAAGGCGGTGATCATCGTATGCGTAGAATATCAGCAGAGTTTCCAGGCTATAGAGATAGTACAACGAATTTAAAAGATGTTGATGAATATCCTCCtacatttcatgaaaatttatatccGACAACTAATGAAACTGCTG atgaCCATATGCAGCATGATTTAGATATAATTCTAACATCATGTTCACAATGCCATAATTGTTCAGCATTATTATACGACGAAGAAATTATGTTCAAATGGTTTGCCGAAGATTCCAATTTAAATACAACATGCCAATGTTGTAACCGTCCAACCGTACCACTATTAACAGTAACTGTTGGTACAAACGATCCATTTAGTGTGCCCTATTTAAATCCATTAGTTTTACGTAAGGAATTAGAGAATATATTACAACGTGAGGGTGATTTAACATTAGCTGATGCCAAGTTTGTTGATGATCATCCAATAATTTATTGGAATTTAGTATGGACATTTGAACGTATCAATGTTCAAAGTCATTTACCAAGTTTATGCCTtagaagtaaaattaataagaatGTAGCAAATAATAATGAAACGTCTAGTACGAAAGATGAGACAACAGCAAATAGTTTGAATTCAACatcagaaaataataatgaaaatgatttagaGAAAAACGATGAGACCAATGGTAAAGAGGTATCAAGAACACTTGTTGAAGATGGTGCTGATCCACTTTCGCAAGAAGTTAATG GTCGAGGTTGTGGTTCGGTTGGCATTCAATGTTTGTGGGATGATCCACGATTACATGGAGAAGGTTGTCCGCCAATGTATTTATTATGGGATAGACGCGATACACCAAGTAGTCCACTTATAAGTGCTCTATTAACTGATCAAATTGCAATAAGTAAACC atttatgCAGAAAATAATTGCTTCATTGCGATGTAATGATTTGTTAGAACCAGTTAAACGTTTAGCTACCGAACGTCAAAAGTTACAAGCAACACGTGGTATTGATCGTACCCATTCAATATATcgtgatataatatttttagcttGTAAAGCACTCGGTAGAAATAATGTTGATTTAGTAATGTTTGATCGTGAATATTCACAAGCATATGAACGCTTACCGGATAAGAATTCAAAGTTGTATCGACTACAAGATAGACCGTTATCTGTTGGAGCTATTTGTTGTCGACATTATTTTAAACCATTGACATTGCAATAA